One Phyllopteryx taeniolatus isolate TA_2022b chromosome 12, UOR_Ptae_1.2, whole genome shotgun sequence genomic window, gggtttcaaacatggttagggtttcaaactaggattCCAAAgcaggcttagggtttcaataCATCataagggtttcaaactaggaatagggtttcaaatgagggtttcaagaaaaggtgagggtttcaaaacaggattatgggttcaaatcagggtttcaagacaagggTGGAATTTCAAACTAGGGCttcaaaacagagttagggtttcaaattaggatttcaagacaaggatagggtttcaaactagggttaaggtttcaaatgagggttttaagacaaggttagtgttcaaattagggttcaagccagggttaggtttCCCAggcaggattagggtttcaagcttggGTTAAGATTTCAAAATATGATTAAAGTTTCAGGGTAGGTTTTCAGGCctaggttaaggtttcaaaaaagATTTTCGCGACCATGTTATAGTTTCATTAGGTTTCAAGACAtggttaaggttttaaagtagttgttcaagccagggttaaggtttaaaatttgggttttaagcaagggttaggttttaaacaatgtttgtttgtttttttagactaGATTACTGctgttttaaagtagggtttgaagcaGTCAAGTGTACAAAGTGTTTGACCTGCCAACTGTGTGACCTCAGAGTAgatttgtgtgcatttgtggtCGTCCACAGTCTCCTCCTCATCTTGGTGGTGTTGTCGTCGTTTGCTACTTGGATGTCCGGGCCTTGGCGACgtcctttttgttttggtcagagTCCACTGGAGGACTTCCAGCATCTCCAGCACCAAGTCCACCATCAGCAGGTGAGCATTTTCCTGGACAGTTGCAGCTACAGTTAAAACATTAATCCTGAAAATatacagcatatatatatatatatatatatatatatatatatatatacaataaagggcaggacaggaggGAGAGCAAGCAGCAGCAATGCTAAAAATCCCAAACCCTGATCACAAACCTAAACCTGAACGCCTAAAATCCTAACGTAACCTTTAATCCCAAAAATATTACACTAACCCTAAACAAAATTCTTATCGTAAACCATAAACCCCCAGTGAGTCggtcacatgatgcaatgcgagcgttgtcggccgcgtgagcgcgggagtataaagaggcctttaactCATAACTGTAAAAACCTAATCCTAACTCTAGCCATTAAATCTTGACCCCAAACCCTTCAACATAACAAGTACTCCTCCCACTAATCACAATAACCTTACCCTAATGTCTAACTGTAAACCGAATCCTAACTCTTAAcattaaccctaaccccaaaaCCTAACCTTAACCCCCATATCCTGGGGATTAAGGTTGAAATAGTTCATCAATATTCATGAGTAACCTTTTCCATCTCCCATTGGGCACTGCAGTGACCCATGCCCCGCCCCATGTGCTTCTTCTCAGCCAATCGGAACTTGCTGCCAACAGCAAGGTGCAACCTGGTGCCCAATCTCAGACAGGGACAGCCCCTTTTTGTGAGGCCCATGTGGTTGGAGCAGGTGCCTCCCATGGGGCCGGAAGGGTCCTCGGACCTTAAATAAGACCAAAGTTAAGTTAGACCTTGActctgattctaattctgagtGACTGTTCTACGAATCACATAGCCAAGTTTTAGAGGTCCACGTACAGGGCGGCACCCCCGCAGGAGATGTGTCTGCAGCGTCTGGAGATGACCGGGCTGCTCCGGCGAAGACCAGCATTTTGTGGATCGAAACTAAATTGGTCCGTGGACTGCTTTTCCAAATCCTCCTCATCAGGTGCTCTTCCACAGGCTTGTGGTGGTGACACGTGAACTCGGGTCACAATCCCGTTGTTTGGGCGAGGATCTgatatttgtgtaaaatgttttagaaCATGATTCAAAGAAAATCTGCTGGATCTGGTGGGCCAGTGCAACATTTGCTCTGTATGCAAAATCTCCACTGCTAGGCAAAAGTTGATGGGAAATGACAACAAACATCATCATATGTTTTATTCACCCCCCCAATTCACAAAATTGCAACTGTTAGGCAAAATATTGTAGGACACGATTAAACAAAATTTAGATGGAAATGGTGGGGTAGTAAAACACTTGCCCCAAGGCAAAATCTTGTTTTTACTCCTGACTCCTATCTGTGACTCGCTCCTGAATGGAATGGAACAAACTGCAGATGCACTGGCACCCAAGCTAAAGCGCTACTTACTTTCAGAGTCTTTTAACAATCTCTGAACCTCACTTTCTGGGATGTTTTTGCAGGAGGTGAAGCCTGGGTTCATCTAGGAAATGAGAGTTGGCCCAGTGTTGCACTGAAGAATCGGGGGAACTGCTGAGTGCAATTTTAGAGTTCCCTCTATATGTCAAAATGGGAACTAAACCTTTAGACAAAAATGGAGTCTCGTTCTTAGTGGCTCAATTAATCTACTTACGTCTACTCGTCCTAGAAGGTGCAAAAATGAATGGCATGGCAATTTCTCAAGTTTGGCAGACGCAATCCCGGGTGCGCTCGGCTAGTATATAATCAAGTTTGTGCCCGTTTTCGCACCTACAAGTGTATTGGCCAGGTGGTCACGTAAAGCAGAAGTTACCTGGTGTGGCAGTTACAGGAAGTGGAGAGTCCACGCACCAGCTGACATGTTTGCATCGGTGAGTTCTGGAGGACATGATCCTTCCAAATGCTGCTGTGACACTTCTTTGTCCCGCTTTGTCTGTCAATCACGTCAACGACTACACTGAGTTGTGTCGTGCAACTTCCTTTGTTGTCAACTCACATGTCAGCAATGTGCAGGATGTAAAGCGCACTTCTTGTATTCACTGGCAGGTTGTACTTCTCGTCCCAGTCTTTCTGCACAGGATAGAAGTAATGAATATTTGTAGCAtgtggctttttctttgccttttttgtgtgatgTCACCACAGAAGGGATACTGGCAAAAGTGTAACGCAAACCAcggaatgtgaaaagaaaatgtattgtgaCAGGACAACTCAGGGAGAGTGAAGTGTTCAGACACGCtctcagtcacacacacaaacacacattctcTCTATCACTATCCCTCTCTCTCTgaacgcacacacgcgcacacacgtgtTTAGGCCTTGTTttcaaaaatctgcaaaaacgcACACATTCGCCCACCGACTACGTGACGCCACTGTTATCCGCTAGGTGTCGTTGTTGACCAAGCTTCGGCCCTCCTTTCCACGTCAATGcaatacacacattttcaaagtacAGTACGTGTGCCTTGAATAGGCACTTCCGGAAGTTGTATTTTGAAAGGGGTCCGAGCGGAAGTGTCGtgtagttgttgttgtctttgtggtgtagtTTGATGCCGCTCGCGCAGCATCGACGCGGCAGGAAGCGGACGAGAGGCGGAGCGCCACCGACGGCGACGgcgaagcagcagcagcagcagcagcagcagcatcaccACCATGGCGACGCAAGGACCGGAGTCGGCCCGCCCTGCGCCCCTCGCGTCGCCGCCGCCTGGCCAAAATCTTAGCAACGGCGCGCCCTCGCCGCCCAACAACCGCGGCTTGGAACGGACGCTGGAGGAGGCGACCCTCAGCGGCTCGCTCAACCTCAGCGCCCGTAAACTCAAGGATTTCCCACGGACGGCCGCCGGTCACGACCTGAGTGACACGGTGGAGGCAGGTAAGGAAGCGTGGGCGTGGGGGGTGTGTATCGGTATGGTGTGGGCGCCGTTCCCATGGAATTGCCCCCCCTCGTCGCTTCCTGTCTGTGACTCGGCGAAGGCTTGTCAACATCCACGGGGGCGCGCGTGCTGTCAACCCGGGAGGTCTGTGTCGTCACAAAGACGCGCCGGGCTCGAACGCGTAAGCACGCATCCACTGATACTGCGGCATGGAATAAAGCGAATTGGAGGCTTTTGTCGATGATACTACAGCAAAGTGGACGCTGTGGAGCTCGGCTcagcaacctttttgaaacggAGAGCGACTTCTTGGTTAATAATTAACTTTGAAACATCTGAAGTAACACATTTGGTTAAATTACCTTACCGGTAATTATTCATAATTAATATCCTTCATTAATATAAAGACAGCGATCGTGTTATTGATTTCTTACAATAAAGagcaatgatttaacaaggtatgAAACAGATGTGTCACAATTAATCAATTGACTTAATCAACAACtcttgataattgattaatcgttgAGAGTCACgctttaacttaaaattgtccaaatcctctgatttcagcctctcaacattaaatatactCTGATTTATTCCTGAAGACCTTCATGAACGCTTACTGATTCTCTGTcatgttgaatcaaaataagacttttgtaaacatttgctttaaactttggaaaacaatggccACAGTCTTTGCAAATGTTGTTAGATTTCACAGGCCAAACCAATAACTGAGTCATAATCAATTAATGGGAAAAATATTAATGGTATAaataacctgtaattgacatgtagttgaacATGAACAAGCCTCAGAAGTGTATCTCAAACTAGTAACccttttgcattaatcagtacccaaacTGGTTCTCAGTTTCAAACACATTGGTGAGTACAACatctttctctccctctctctcgtcTGATATTGCTTTATTGatcatttatttggttttgttaaaTCATCAAACATTACCAAATAAACAGCAATAATAGTTAATAAACAGaatcgggggggaaaaaacattttgcaataaactttattacaaaatatttatcTCATTATTCACTGAATTGATGGAATAATTGACAGAATAATTGATTCTAGAAAATATTAGCTAGTGAAGCCCCCAAAACATATAAATATCAatttgcaacactttatttctataaatctctccACATGTTTACCTTTTCAAATGACCACCTCTataacattcctaggaaatcagtcacaatgtcccatctctagtgagctatttttagaacaggacAATGTTGGTGACCCATGCTGTGAAGTGTAATACTGCAgtagtggagactgtggagtctAATGAGCCAAAATGCAGACTGGCGTACAATCAGTGAAGTGGACACAGTGGAGCATGATGAAGCACTGTGAACGTTGtagtataatattaaatatatagatatatagaaaagtggagactgtggagaggaatacagtggacccctgcggATTCTCACacacaatttaaattttttcttttttgttttttcttttttgggggggaaccaaCCCCGAAAATGCTTGTTCAAGAATCTTGGGGGGGAATAGTAATGCTTTTATAATAGGAGTCAATTATCCGCGGATTCTTGCCATTTGCAGTCTGGCCCGGTCCCTATTCCCCGTGTATAGCAGAGGTCCACTGTAGCAGCATAGTTTAGTGGAGACGAGACTGCCTAATGAAGCAAAGTGTGGAGTGTAATACTGCAGGAAAGAAGAGATTGTGGAGCATAATGAAGCAAAGGGGACCCTGCTATATGAGATTGCAGAAAAGCAGGGACTGTGGAGTGTAacagcagcaaagtggagactgggGGGCGGAACAATGCAGTGGTGCTAATGCAAAGCAACAGGTTAGCTAACGTTagcgtgtgtgtttatttttgtcgtTTCTGGTTGTAAATCCTCAAAAAATGAGGCCAGCAGTGTATGGTATGGAcgagggctgcacaatatatcgtTGGGGCATCGTTATCGCAATGTACCTCTGCGCAATAGTCGCAGGGTCCTGTGCAATGTTGGTGTATTGATACTGTATGCagtcaatcaactgtaatattaataaggGACCAACATAGGGACCTGGTttgacatgctaataagattaacGCCAATGTTTCAGTAAATTATAACccatcaaacaacacacacagaggAGCCTAGACTGTTATATACTTTTCTTGTTTGATAACTGTTAATGAGGACACGCAAAACAATTATAcgcctgcatttactgtatctctcttCAGAATGTAATGTACAAACGCATGTTCCAAGAGATTACATTTAGGGGGAGGAGATGCAGGTAGAGCCATGGCATTATTGAAGGGACAAACTTCTGGTGTACACAACaatgtgttttcctttttttttttttttttaaccttttttataggtgtaaaataacagattgattaaaaacaaatgaataatgttaggaatgtgctaatgactacAGGATAACTGGggatgaaacttttttttgtatctttatGTCTGGCTGGACTATTCCGCAATACTAgagtgcatttaaatacaagTAGACTTCATACGAATGACTCTGTATACATTTGTGCCCTACTGAGTATAGTGTTTCTAGAAAAGAGGAATGTGTGCTAGTGTTCACGTTACATGTATGTTATctattttttaacattgcaaTATATGTCACATGGTTAAAGAAAatggcaatgtcatttttttccaatatcgtgcagacCGATTGTGGACCTGCTTAGAACTGGTCTGACCAGAAAATCTTTGGACAGGGAGACACGCTAGCTCAATAGTTAGCTCACTCGCAAGAAGCTAACCCCGAAGAGACAGGAAGTGGCCGCACCCCAGCTCATTGTTTTCTGGAGGCCATCCTTTCCTCTGCTGGAAGCCAACGACTGGTGCGCCACCCCACCAGTAAAAGTCCAACAGTTTCACACAGCATAAACGGCAAGAAGACAAATtggaaagaaaatcaaaaacCTACAAAAGTCCAAAAGACTTGAGATCGATCAAAATATGCCGTATAACAACACAAGAGCTGGCATTTGGCTTATATCATTTTTTGGTTCAGAAAGCAAACCAAAATATGTGAAGGGGCTTTGGTGGTTATAACAGTATTGGGTATGTTATCAAAATGTACACGTACCAAATCTGTACTTCATGTCAATatttcaatatcaatattttttgagaattgttttgtttttgcttgaaTTCCTTAAATCAATTTCAgccatgattaaaataaatattcagtaatttacatgatttttaaccctttaaacaCCAGgtaaattacttaaatgatgattattattatttatttaaaaacaaaccaacaaaaaataaattgttttcatCTATTAAATAGTAGAGTGCTGGGTGATTAGAGTTTTAGCACTGTCATCCAAATAAAttctatttcatattttttcacaaaacgatactattggtctgtctcCACGTCATCTGTTACTTTTATCCATTATTACACAattgaaagtgttgaaaatagtttgaaaaaaaatatattaactccgcctcttccctcactcagtGGGAGCACCACTACGTTGCCTCAAGTTTGAAAGTCATGATGTTTTTTAGATGTATTTTTTAGGGCTCGCACTCGCATTCTACTATTTGTGTTCAGAGTAACAAATGACAGAATTGAATctttactccttgtactattccaaaatgaTGGCCCAACAGATGAAAAATCAAATTTCAACATCTGAAAACTATAAATTGAACCAGAAAGGGTTTTGGCTGCCGCTTCTCCCTctggaaaagtttttcttttcagtttaaaatggcttactttaatcAGGATCCCTCACTGTACCATGGTCAAAGGTGTAACACCGGTTGGTTTTGGGCGTGTCAGTGCCGTAAATCCTTGCTGCCTTCTGACCAGCTGCCTCCTCTCTAGCCGGTCGACTGACTACCTAGCTAGCTCTCGTCATCATTCATTCTGCCGAGGTCGCCGTCCCCATCGGCGATGGAGCCCTTTTGGCTTCATTTGCGGCGCAGACATGAATATCCGTACAGCTCCTTGGGCTAGGCTATTGCACGCCTCCTTCTGCAGAGATCTCGGTGTAGGACTTAGATACAACTGCGTACAAGCGCAGAAATAGCACGCAATAACCCCAAAGGTGTCGGCCACAAAGGTAAAGAATGATGAAATATTGAGTATTTTTGGAAGTAAATGCGGCATGGCAGCAGTTGTAGCTCTTGTAAGAATAAAGTAAGTTGTATATTATTCTTTGATTCATTGTGATTCgaatctgattaaaaaaattctgcttcaGCATTCGGTTTTTTCGGCGGACTCGGATGCCAATGCAAGTCACCACCGATTCATGAACAGGCCTagtatttatatgtatttgaggaagcctgttttgttaaaaatggatcgctgtaatgcttcgGTGCAGAAGGAACCGGTCATCCATGAAGGTAAGTGCGTGCGTGATGTTACCaggtttttgcttttgtgaagtgttaaaggctttttgtaatGCCTTGCAATTATACGTTGAGAAAGGTTGTTGTTaaacttaaaaataaactaacttttggattcaaatatacggaatacgatggcgacgcggagtcaatgtcttttgcggagatcggatcggcaaattatgacatttaatcagccgatcagcataaaatgctaattatcggccgataccaatcaggccgataaaatcggtgtaaagtctagtactAACAATAAACAGCTGAGTGCTGGGCTACATTGTGTTTCCACAGATGTCCACTGGGTGGCACAcgtactttgaaaaaaaatcctctaaATTCATAATTCCGTGATATAGTTTCAAAACAATTTAGGAAATTGTCACTTGTAACTCTTAAAATTATACTGAGAGCAAGTTTGTTTGGCTAGCATgagtataaatatgtatttctGATCCAAAATGAACACTTATATTTGCCTGTTGGAATACAGGCCGCCATGATTTCTCTTTAGTCTGCCCTGTCGTCACTGCACGCATTGAAATCGTCATGACTTgattgtgattagttaatcAGGAATATCATAAACCAGTATTGCTGACATCATCCAAATTCAGCGTAATTATTGGTTTAGAGACGCAAATATGTCAATACCCACGAGAGCAGCCCATGGGTCCGTTGCTCTTGTGTGCTATGCAGCAATGGCATGGGCGACTGACGTAATAATTACGCGAAACTACAAAAAGATATTAAAATTCGCTGCCAGCACTTTTAATTATCGATTTTTATCGATTCGTTGGTCCAGCCCcatatcatatttttttgaTTTCCTGAAAACTATtcattttggagatgcgaggattcctcCCGACAGCAATGATATAATAAATAGTAGAGTGATGGAGTTTTGGTGGTGAGTAGAGTCTTTGATATGTTAAAGATTAGCCACAAAATTTCTTTGACTGcttattagtatttttatttttttaaaatctagttTCAAATACTTCCTCTTTACATATTTGTGGCCAAAAATGCTTCATTGACAACTTGGAACtgtttaaaagtgtgtgtgtgtgagggggttggggggtggggtgggggggggcataataaaatgaatcataataataatactgagaGTGTCAATCAAATGGGAGCGTTGCTATCTATTTTTGGATGCCTGAAATGCATCTCATTAGACCttccaaaccaaaacaaagatgCTCAGTTGCTTGAGGATTTTGTGTTAGAGCCTGAAAGTGTGAAAACGTCGTCTCTGACTTTGCGGTGTCTCCCAATCTGACAGACGCCAAATCCTTTTCAGTAAATAAACTGGAGCAATCACCCCACCCTTCCCACCACCCCCTTCACCAAATGTAGGCCAAAATCaaccacacactcacacatactgtgacacacacacacagtcacattcaGCCTCTCTCCATAGTGCATCACTTCAGGCTTATCGTAATACGCCGTGAAGCTCACGGCGGCGTACATAAATGAGCATTATCACACGCTCGCACACGCACGACTGGCTTTCAGTTAAATCAAATGAAACGTGTCGAGGGGAAGCTTTTTAAGTCGCAGTTCAACTTTTGACCCAATTGTGTCTTGTATTGGGTGgactttgtctttgaaggacccctggaaagcCAATATTACCCTTAAATGAAACAAATGAGtcaaacaaaatttcaaaaattacaATGACAAAATCTCAATTTCTTTCCAATTTAGCGTTGTCCATCTGGCTGGTGTATAtgtttcaaatttggtagcaatcggacTAAATCTCTCGGACAAGTTAGACTTTGAAGAACCTCTGTAAATGACTAATTTGACCTTAAAATGGAAGACTTtattgtgggtctactcatgatagacatgtctaccaaattacAAGTTGCTTAGTTGAATTGGATTCTGGGGCTTACCTTTCAAAAAagttgaaggacccctggaaatggcttaaaaaaacaaaacataaaatgtccACTTCAcatcaaaatggcagacttactGTGTagtttcaggcatggcttcttgagactagTTTGTGGGTCTACTAATGATTGACatttctaccaaatttcatgttgctaaattaAACTGGCTTCAGCGGCAggattttcaaaacatttatgaGCAATCATGGGAGCGATTACATCAACACTTAATGCTGATATGCATTTAGTGGAGGTTCGGTTTAGCTTAGAGACATTAGCACCATTGCTCTATCtgtatgacacacacacagactgtaacaaccccccccccccccccccactgacCCACATATTACACAGCCTTCAGCAAACCCGTGTGTTTTGACATGTCTGCTGACTTCCGAGTTCGAGCCCCCCTACCTAAATCCGTAATCCTGTTAATTTATTTCTcgcttttttccttttccagcACCTCATCCACACTTTTGTGGCGCTGTCAAGCTCCAGTGAGCTAACGATGTTAACGAGCTGGTCGTTTCCACCAACAATCAGAACAAAGGAAGCGG contains:
- the LOC133486448 gene encoding uncharacterized protein LOC133486448 gives rise to the protein MSSRTHRCKHVSWCVDSPLPVTATPDPRPNNGIVTRVHVSPPQACGRAPDEEDLEKQSTDQFSFDPQNAGLRRSSPVISRRCRHISCGGAALSEDPSGPMGGTCSNHMGLTKRGCPCLRLGTRLHLAVGSKFRLAEKKHMGRGMGHCSAQWEMEKENAHLLMVDLVLEMLEVLQWTLTKTKRTSPRPGHPSSKRRQHHQDEEETVDDHKCTQIYSEVTQLAGSDGEAHSSCFSPLWKAECLARQLILDFGRRCFPSQ